The following coding sequences lie in one Chelmon rostratus isolate fCheRos1 chromosome 2, fCheRos1.pri, whole genome shotgun sequence genomic window:
- the arhgef25b gene encoding rho guanine nucleotide exchange factor 25 isoform X2 produces MKTLAKVHERTEQLLGYRVDKISDTSREQLLSYENSQDMKMQFKWIRKSSVAAGCKAAESYSVAGSDGSIPPSAGSVPHQASGSSSPCSHASSGGSRHPVSALKKWLTNPVRKLSSDVRGGAGKVEKQMCRSDRRQPSLISQSERQLRLLEPQDNYTILPSGGDPVCTDGLLNPTAPTPAQPSCQGQLSDLLQGRDTQSLSQRSSINTLQGEDGCTLTDDSGSQWSATVDSEEERNTALEKSIYVLTELIDTERLYVDDLGLIVQGYMATMANQGVPEDMKGKDRIVFGNIHQIYDWHKDYFLGELEKCVGDPDSLAQLFIKHERRLHMYVVYCQNKPKSEHIVSEYIETYFEDLRQQLGHRLQLNDLLIKPVQRIMKYQLLLKDFLKYYSKAGRDVEELQRAVEVMCFVPKRCNDMMNVGRLQGFEGKITAQGKLLQQDTFSVGEQESGLLSRARERRVFLFEQLVIFSEPIDKKKGFSLPGYTFKNSIKVSCLGVEEHSEEDPCCLVLTSRGTDGSVTRFIMQASSLEIHQAWLDDVVQILETQRNFLNALQSPIEYQRRESKSNSLGRNMKSSTVSASGLRPHSSASMDRRHKPCLLAYNTSLPSLHPPQHSPASKVLSLHTEVRPGCGTANGMPPCSQHSMQGVTASVQMTRLGEGGSYSAHRPNNLDQLTESEQ; encoded by the exons cagcagagtcTTACTCTGTGGCGGGCAGTGACGGTAGTATCCCCCCATCAGCGGGCTCTGTGCCCCACCAGGCCTCAGGCAGCTCGAGCCCCTGCTCACACGCCTCGTCTGGAGGATCACGGCACCCTGTCAGCGCCCTCAAGAAATGGCTCACCAATCCTGTCCGCAAGCTGAGCTCTGATGTCAGAGGAGGAGCGGGAAAAGTCGAGAAGCAGATGTGCAGGTCAGACAGGAGGCAGCCATCACTCATTTCTCAGAGTGAAAGGCAGCTGAGGCTTCTGGAGCCACAAGACAACTACACCATCCTTCCCTCTGGAGGAGACCCG GTGTGTACAGACGGACTTTTGAATCCAACAGCTCCCACTCCTGCACAGCCGTCCTGTCAAGGCCAGTTGTCTGACCTGCTGCAAGGCAGAGACACGCAGAGTCTA agtcAAAGATCCAGCATCAACACTCTCCAAGGGGAAGACGGCTGCACTTTGACAGATGACTCAGGCAGCCAGTGGTCTGCTACAGTGgacagtgaagaggagagaaacactGCCTTAGAGAAGAGCAT ATATGTGCTGACAGAGCTGATAGACACAGAAAGGCTGTATGTGGACGACCTTGGACTCATagtgcag GGCTACATGGCCACCATGGCCAATCAGGGAGTTCCAGAGGACATGAAAGGGAAGGACAGgattgtttttggaaacatcCACCAGATCTACGACTGGCATAAGGA TTATTTCCTGGGAGAGCTGGAGAAATGTGTGGGTGATCCAGACAGCCTGGCCCAGCTCTTCATCAAACAT GAACGGCGTCTTCACATGTATGTGGTTTACTGTCAGAACAAACCCAAATCAGAGCACATTGTCTCTGAGTACATTGAGACCTACTTTGAG GATCTCAGGCAGCAGCTGGGTCACAGGCTGCAGCTCAATGATCTGCTCATCAAACCTGTTCAGAGGATCATGAAGTATCAGCTACTGCTGAAG GACTTCCTGAAGTACTACAGCAAAGCAGGAAGGGAtgttgaggagctgcag AGGGCGGTGGAGGTGATGTGTTTTGTGCCAAAACGCTGTAATGATATGATGAATGTGGGCCGGCTCCAAGGCTTTGAG GGCAAAATCACAGCTCAGGGGAAGCTGCTCCAGCAGGACACCTTCTCTGTCGGCGAGCAGGAAAGCGGCCTCCTGTCCAGAGCCAGGGAGAGGCGGGTCTTCCTGTTTGAGCAGCTGGTCATCTTCAGTGAGCCAATTGATAAGAAAAAAGGCTTCTCCTTGCCAGGGTACACCTTCAAAAACAGCATCAAG GTCAGCTGTTTGGGCGTGGAGGAACACTCTGAGGAAGATCCATGCTGTCTGGTCTTGACCTCCCGCGGGACTGACGGCAGTGTGACACGCTTCATCATGCAGGCATCTTCTCTGGAAATACATCAAGCTTGGCTTGATGACGTGGTCCAGATCTTAGAGACTCAGAGGAACTTCCTTAATG CCCTTCAGTCTCCAATAGAGTACCAACGCAGGGAGAGCAAGTCAAACAGCCTGGGAAGGAACATGAAGTCCTCAACTGTGTCAGCATCTGGCCTGCGACCTCACTCCTCTGCATCCATGGACCGACGTCACAAGCCCTGCCTGCTGGCTTACAACACCTCCCTGCCCTCTCTGCATCCGCCGCAACACAGCCCAGCCTCGAAGGTG CTCAGTTTGCACACAGAGGTGAGACCGGGCTGTGGGACAGCCAATGGCATGCCGCCCTGCAGCCAGCACAGCATGCAG GGTGTGACTGCCAGTGTCCAGATGACCAGATTAGGAGAGGGTGGGAGTTATTCAGCGCATCGACCAAACAACCTGGATCAGCTCACAGAGAGCGAGCAGTAA
- the arhgef25b gene encoding rho guanine nucleotide exchange factor 25 isoform X3, with the protein MRGGHHQRGCGCQHLFRKLLSKCGCCFVQVRAAESYSVAGSDGSIPPSAGSVPHQASGSSSPCSHASSGGSRHPVSALKKWLTNPVRKLSSDVRGGAGKVEKQMCRSDRRQPSLISQSERQLRLLEPQDNYTILPSGGDPVCTDGLLNPTAPTPAQPSCQGQLSDLLQGRDTQSLSQRSSINTLQGEDGCTLTDDSGSQWSATVDSEEERNTALEKSIYVLTELIDTERLYVDDLGLIVQGYMATMANQGVPEDMKGKDRIVFGNIHQIYDWHKDYFLGELEKCVGDPDSLAQLFIKHERRLHMYVVYCQNKPKSEHIVSEYIETYFEDLRQQLGHRLQLNDLLIKPVQRIMKYQLLLKDFLKYYSKAGRDVEELQRAVEVMCFVPKRCNDMMNVGRLQGFEGKITAQGKLLQQDTFSVGEQESGLLSRARERRVFLFEQLVIFSEPIDKKKGFSLPGYTFKNSIKVSCLGVEEHSEEDPCCLVLTSRGTDGSVTRFIMQASSLEIHQAWLDDVVQILETQRNFLNALQSPIEYQRRESKSNSLGRNMKSSTVSASGLRPHSSASMDRRHKPCLLAYNTSLPSLHPPQHSPASKVFSNPCAATPRVAHPPLSSQLSLHTEVRPGCGTANGMPPCSQHSMQGVTASVQMTRLGEGGSYSAHRPNNLDQLTESEQ; encoded by the exons cagcagagtcTTACTCTGTGGCGGGCAGTGACGGTAGTATCCCCCCATCAGCGGGCTCTGTGCCCCACCAGGCCTCAGGCAGCTCGAGCCCCTGCTCACACGCCTCGTCTGGAGGATCACGGCACCCTGTCAGCGCCCTCAAGAAATGGCTCACCAATCCTGTCCGCAAGCTGAGCTCTGATGTCAGAGGAGGAGCGGGAAAAGTCGAGAAGCAGATGTGCAGGTCAGACAGGAGGCAGCCATCACTCATTTCTCAGAGTGAAAGGCAGCTGAGGCTTCTGGAGCCACAAGACAACTACACCATCCTTCCCTCTGGAGGAGACCCG GTGTGTACAGACGGACTTTTGAATCCAACAGCTCCCACTCCTGCACAGCCGTCCTGTCAAGGCCAGTTGTCTGACCTGCTGCAAGGCAGAGACACGCAGAGTCTA agtcAAAGATCCAGCATCAACACTCTCCAAGGGGAAGACGGCTGCACTTTGACAGATGACTCAGGCAGCCAGTGGTCTGCTACAGTGgacagtgaagaggagagaaacactGCCTTAGAGAAGAGCAT ATATGTGCTGACAGAGCTGATAGACACAGAAAGGCTGTATGTGGACGACCTTGGACTCATagtgcag GGCTACATGGCCACCATGGCCAATCAGGGAGTTCCAGAGGACATGAAAGGGAAGGACAGgattgtttttggaaacatcCACCAGATCTACGACTGGCATAAGGA TTATTTCCTGGGAGAGCTGGAGAAATGTGTGGGTGATCCAGACAGCCTGGCCCAGCTCTTCATCAAACAT GAACGGCGTCTTCACATGTATGTGGTTTACTGTCAGAACAAACCCAAATCAGAGCACATTGTCTCTGAGTACATTGAGACCTACTTTGAG GATCTCAGGCAGCAGCTGGGTCACAGGCTGCAGCTCAATGATCTGCTCATCAAACCTGTTCAGAGGATCATGAAGTATCAGCTACTGCTGAAG GACTTCCTGAAGTACTACAGCAAAGCAGGAAGGGAtgttgaggagctgcag AGGGCGGTGGAGGTGATGTGTTTTGTGCCAAAACGCTGTAATGATATGATGAATGTGGGCCGGCTCCAAGGCTTTGAG GGCAAAATCACAGCTCAGGGGAAGCTGCTCCAGCAGGACACCTTCTCTGTCGGCGAGCAGGAAAGCGGCCTCCTGTCCAGAGCCAGGGAGAGGCGGGTCTTCCTGTTTGAGCAGCTGGTCATCTTCAGTGAGCCAATTGATAAGAAAAAAGGCTTCTCCTTGCCAGGGTACACCTTCAAAAACAGCATCAAG GTCAGCTGTTTGGGCGTGGAGGAACACTCTGAGGAAGATCCATGCTGTCTGGTCTTGACCTCCCGCGGGACTGACGGCAGTGTGACACGCTTCATCATGCAGGCATCTTCTCTGGAAATACATCAAGCTTGGCTTGATGACGTGGTCCAGATCTTAGAGACTCAGAGGAACTTCCTTAATG CCCTTCAGTCTCCAATAGAGTACCAACGCAGGGAGAGCAAGTCAAACAGCCTGGGAAGGAACATGAAGTCCTCAACTGTGTCAGCATCTGGCCTGCGACCTCACTCCTCTGCATCCATGGACCGACGTCACAAGCCCTGCCTGCTGGCTTACAACACCTCCCTGCCCTCTCTGCATCCGCCGCAACACAGCCCAGCCTCGAAGGTG TTTTCTAATCCTTGTGCTGCAACACCTCGAGTGGCTCACCCTCCACTCTCCTCCCAGCTCAGTTTGCACACAGAGGTGAGACCGGGCTGTGGGACAGCCAATGGCATGCCGCCCTGCAGCCAGCACAGCATGCAG GGTGTGACTGCCAGTGTCCAGATGACCAGATTAGGAGAGGGTGGGAGTTATTCAGCGCATCGACCAAACAACCTGGATCAGCTCACAGAGAGCGAGCAGTAA
- the arhgef25b gene encoding rho guanine nucleotide exchange factor 25 isoform X1, which yields MKTLAKVHERTEQLLGYRVDKISDTSREQLLSYENSQDMKMQFKWIRKSSVAAGCKAAESYSVAGSDGSIPPSAGSVPHQASGSSSPCSHASSGGSRHPVSALKKWLTNPVRKLSSDVRGGAGKVEKQMCRSDRRQPSLISQSERQLRLLEPQDNYTILPSGGDPVCTDGLLNPTAPTPAQPSCQGQLSDLLQGRDTQSLSQRSSINTLQGEDGCTLTDDSGSQWSATVDSEEERNTALEKSIYVLTELIDTERLYVDDLGLIVQGYMATMANQGVPEDMKGKDRIVFGNIHQIYDWHKDYFLGELEKCVGDPDSLAQLFIKHERRLHMYVVYCQNKPKSEHIVSEYIETYFEDLRQQLGHRLQLNDLLIKPVQRIMKYQLLLKDFLKYYSKAGRDVEELQRAVEVMCFVPKRCNDMMNVGRLQGFEGKITAQGKLLQQDTFSVGEQESGLLSRARERRVFLFEQLVIFSEPIDKKKGFSLPGYTFKNSIKVSCLGVEEHSEEDPCCLVLTSRGTDGSVTRFIMQASSLEIHQAWLDDVVQILETQRNFLNALQSPIEYQRRESKSNSLGRNMKSSTVSASGLRPHSSASMDRRHKPCLLAYNTSLPSLHPPQHSPASKVFSNPCAATPRVAHPPLSSQLSLHTEVRPGCGTANGMPPCSQHSMQGVTASVQMTRLGEGGSYSAHRPNNLDQLTESEQ from the exons cagcagagtcTTACTCTGTGGCGGGCAGTGACGGTAGTATCCCCCCATCAGCGGGCTCTGTGCCCCACCAGGCCTCAGGCAGCTCGAGCCCCTGCTCACACGCCTCGTCTGGAGGATCACGGCACCCTGTCAGCGCCCTCAAGAAATGGCTCACCAATCCTGTCCGCAAGCTGAGCTCTGATGTCAGAGGAGGAGCGGGAAAAGTCGAGAAGCAGATGTGCAGGTCAGACAGGAGGCAGCCATCACTCATTTCTCAGAGTGAAAGGCAGCTGAGGCTTCTGGAGCCACAAGACAACTACACCATCCTTCCCTCTGGAGGAGACCCG GTGTGTACAGACGGACTTTTGAATCCAACAGCTCCCACTCCTGCACAGCCGTCCTGTCAAGGCCAGTTGTCTGACCTGCTGCAAGGCAGAGACACGCAGAGTCTA agtcAAAGATCCAGCATCAACACTCTCCAAGGGGAAGACGGCTGCACTTTGACAGATGACTCAGGCAGCCAGTGGTCTGCTACAGTGgacagtgaagaggagagaaacactGCCTTAGAGAAGAGCAT ATATGTGCTGACAGAGCTGATAGACACAGAAAGGCTGTATGTGGACGACCTTGGACTCATagtgcag GGCTACATGGCCACCATGGCCAATCAGGGAGTTCCAGAGGACATGAAAGGGAAGGACAGgattgtttttggaaacatcCACCAGATCTACGACTGGCATAAGGA TTATTTCCTGGGAGAGCTGGAGAAATGTGTGGGTGATCCAGACAGCCTGGCCCAGCTCTTCATCAAACAT GAACGGCGTCTTCACATGTATGTGGTTTACTGTCAGAACAAACCCAAATCAGAGCACATTGTCTCTGAGTACATTGAGACCTACTTTGAG GATCTCAGGCAGCAGCTGGGTCACAGGCTGCAGCTCAATGATCTGCTCATCAAACCTGTTCAGAGGATCATGAAGTATCAGCTACTGCTGAAG GACTTCCTGAAGTACTACAGCAAAGCAGGAAGGGAtgttgaggagctgcag AGGGCGGTGGAGGTGATGTGTTTTGTGCCAAAACGCTGTAATGATATGATGAATGTGGGCCGGCTCCAAGGCTTTGAG GGCAAAATCACAGCTCAGGGGAAGCTGCTCCAGCAGGACACCTTCTCTGTCGGCGAGCAGGAAAGCGGCCTCCTGTCCAGAGCCAGGGAGAGGCGGGTCTTCCTGTTTGAGCAGCTGGTCATCTTCAGTGAGCCAATTGATAAGAAAAAAGGCTTCTCCTTGCCAGGGTACACCTTCAAAAACAGCATCAAG GTCAGCTGTTTGGGCGTGGAGGAACACTCTGAGGAAGATCCATGCTGTCTGGTCTTGACCTCCCGCGGGACTGACGGCAGTGTGACACGCTTCATCATGCAGGCATCTTCTCTGGAAATACATCAAGCTTGGCTTGATGACGTGGTCCAGATCTTAGAGACTCAGAGGAACTTCCTTAATG CCCTTCAGTCTCCAATAGAGTACCAACGCAGGGAGAGCAAGTCAAACAGCCTGGGAAGGAACATGAAGTCCTCAACTGTGTCAGCATCTGGCCTGCGACCTCACTCCTCTGCATCCATGGACCGACGTCACAAGCCCTGCCTGCTGGCTTACAACACCTCCCTGCCCTCTCTGCATCCGCCGCAACACAGCCCAGCCTCGAAGGTG TTTTCTAATCCTTGTGCTGCAACACCTCGAGTGGCTCACCCTCCACTCTCCTCCCAGCTCAGTTTGCACACAGAGGTGAGACCGGGCTGTGGGACAGCCAATGGCATGCCGCCCTGCAGCCAGCACAGCATGCAG GGTGTGACTGCCAGTGTCCAGATGACCAGATTAGGAGAGGGTGGGAGTTATTCAGCGCATCGACCAAACAACCTGGATCAGCTCACAGAGAGCGAGCAGTAA
- the arhgef25b gene encoding rho guanine nucleotide exchange factor 25 isoform X5, with amino-acid sequence MKTLAKVHERTEQLLGYRVDKISDTSREQLLSYENSQDMKMQFKWIRKSSVAAGCKAAESYSVAGSDGSIPPSAGSVPHQASGSSSPCSHASSGGSRHPVSALKKWLTNPVRKLSSDVRGGAGKVEKQMCRSDRRQPSLISQSERQLRLLEPQDNYTILPSGGDPVCTDGLLNPTAPTPAQPSCQGQLSDLLQGRDTQSLSQRSSINTLQGEDGCTLTDDSGSQWSATVDSEEERNTALEKSIYVLTELIDTERLYVDDLGLIVQGYMATMANQGVPEDMKGKDRIVFGNIHQIYDWHKDYFLGELEKCVGDPDSLAQLFIKHERRLHMYVVYCQNKPKSEHIVSEYIETYFEDLRQQLGHRLQLNDLLIKPVQRIMKYQLLLKDFLKYYSKAGRDVEELQRAVEVMCFVPKRCNDMMNVGRLQGFEGKITAQGKLLQQDTFSVGEQESGLLSRARERRVFLFEQLVIFSEPIDKKKGFSLPGYTFKNSIKVSCLGVEEHSEEDPCCLVLTSRGTDGSVTRFIMQASSLEIHQAWLDDVVQILETQRNFLNALQSPIEYQRRESKSNSLGRNMKSSTVSASGLRPHSSASMDRRHKPCLLAYNTSLPSLHPPQHSPASKVGVTASVQMTRLGEGGSYSAHRPNNLDQLTESEQ; translated from the exons cagcagagtcTTACTCTGTGGCGGGCAGTGACGGTAGTATCCCCCCATCAGCGGGCTCTGTGCCCCACCAGGCCTCAGGCAGCTCGAGCCCCTGCTCACACGCCTCGTCTGGAGGATCACGGCACCCTGTCAGCGCCCTCAAGAAATGGCTCACCAATCCTGTCCGCAAGCTGAGCTCTGATGTCAGAGGAGGAGCGGGAAAAGTCGAGAAGCAGATGTGCAGGTCAGACAGGAGGCAGCCATCACTCATTTCTCAGAGTGAAAGGCAGCTGAGGCTTCTGGAGCCACAAGACAACTACACCATCCTTCCCTCTGGAGGAGACCCG GTGTGTACAGACGGACTTTTGAATCCAACAGCTCCCACTCCTGCACAGCCGTCCTGTCAAGGCCAGTTGTCTGACCTGCTGCAAGGCAGAGACACGCAGAGTCTA agtcAAAGATCCAGCATCAACACTCTCCAAGGGGAAGACGGCTGCACTTTGACAGATGACTCAGGCAGCCAGTGGTCTGCTACAGTGgacagtgaagaggagagaaacactGCCTTAGAGAAGAGCAT ATATGTGCTGACAGAGCTGATAGACACAGAAAGGCTGTATGTGGACGACCTTGGACTCATagtgcag GGCTACATGGCCACCATGGCCAATCAGGGAGTTCCAGAGGACATGAAAGGGAAGGACAGgattgtttttggaaacatcCACCAGATCTACGACTGGCATAAGGA TTATTTCCTGGGAGAGCTGGAGAAATGTGTGGGTGATCCAGACAGCCTGGCCCAGCTCTTCATCAAACAT GAACGGCGTCTTCACATGTATGTGGTTTACTGTCAGAACAAACCCAAATCAGAGCACATTGTCTCTGAGTACATTGAGACCTACTTTGAG GATCTCAGGCAGCAGCTGGGTCACAGGCTGCAGCTCAATGATCTGCTCATCAAACCTGTTCAGAGGATCATGAAGTATCAGCTACTGCTGAAG GACTTCCTGAAGTACTACAGCAAAGCAGGAAGGGAtgttgaggagctgcag AGGGCGGTGGAGGTGATGTGTTTTGTGCCAAAACGCTGTAATGATATGATGAATGTGGGCCGGCTCCAAGGCTTTGAG GGCAAAATCACAGCTCAGGGGAAGCTGCTCCAGCAGGACACCTTCTCTGTCGGCGAGCAGGAAAGCGGCCTCCTGTCCAGAGCCAGGGAGAGGCGGGTCTTCCTGTTTGAGCAGCTGGTCATCTTCAGTGAGCCAATTGATAAGAAAAAAGGCTTCTCCTTGCCAGGGTACACCTTCAAAAACAGCATCAAG GTCAGCTGTTTGGGCGTGGAGGAACACTCTGAGGAAGATCCATGCTGTCTGGTCTTGACCTCCCGCGGGACTGACGGCAGTGTGACACGCTTCATCATGCAGGCATCTTCTCTGGAAATACATCAAGCTTGGCTTGATGACGTGGTCCAGATCTTAGAGACTCAGAGGAACTTCCTTAATG CCCTTCAGTCTCCAATAGAGTACCAACGCAGGGAGAGCAAGTCAAACAGCCTGGGAAGGAACATGAAGTCCTCAACTGTGTCAGCATCTGGCCTGCGACCTCACTCCTCTGCATCCATGGACCGACGTCACAAGCCCTGCCTGCTGGCTTACAACACCTCCCTGCCCTCTCTGCATCCGCCGCAACACAGCCCAGCCTCGAAGGTG GGTGTGACTGCCAGTGTCCAGATGACCAGATTAGGAGAGGGTGGGAGTTATTCAGCGCATCGACCAAACAACCTGGATCAGCTCACAGAGAGCGAGCAGTAA
- the arhgef25b gene encoding rho guanine nucleotide exchange factor 25 isoform X4 — MRGGHHQRGCGCQHLFRKLLSKCGCCFVQVRAESYSVAGSDGSIPPSAGSVPHQASGSSSPCSHASSGGSRHPVSALKKWLTNPVRKLSSDVRGGAGKVEKQMCRSDRRQPSLISQSERQLRLLEPQDNYTILPSGGDPVCTDGLLNPTAPTPAQPSCQGQLSDLLQGRDTQSLSQRSSINTLQGEDGCTLTDDSGSQWSATVDSEEERNTALEKSIYVLTELIDTERLYVDDLGLIVQGYMATMANQGVPEDMKGKDRIVFGNIHQIYDWHKDYFLGELEKCVGDPDSLAQLFIKHERRLHMYVVYCQNKPKSEHIVSEYIETYFEDLRQQLGHRLQLNDLLIKPVQRIMKYQLLLKDFLKYYSKAGRDVEELQRAVEVMCFVPKRCNDMMNVGRLQGFEGKITAQGKLLQQDTFSVGEQESGLLSRARERRVFLFEQLVIFSEPIDKKKGFSLPGYTFKNSIKVSCLGVEEHSEEDPCCLVLTSRGTDGSVTRFIMQASSLEIHQAWLDDVVQILETQRNFLNALQSPIEYQRRESKSNSLGRNMKSSTVSASGLRPHSSASMDRRHKPCLLAYNTSLPSLHPPQHSPASKVFSNPCAATPRVAHPPLSSQLSLHTEVRPGCGTANGMPPCSQHSMQGVTASVQMTRLGEGGSYSAHRPNNLDQLTESEQ; from the exons cagagtcTTACTCTGTGGCGGGCAGTGACGGTAGTATCCCCCCATCAGCGGGCTCTGTGCCCCACCAGGCCTCAGGCAGCTCGAGCCCCTGCTCACACGCCTCGTCTGGAGGATCACGGCACCCTGTCAGCGCCCTCAAGAAATGGCTCACCAATCCTGTCCGCAAGCTGAGCTCTGATGTCAGAGGAGGAGCGGGAAAAGTCGAGAAGCAGATGTGCAGGTCAGACAGGAGGCAGCCATCACTCATTTCTCAGAGTGAAAGGCAGCTGAGGCTTCTGGAGCCACAAGACAACTACACCATCCTTCCCTCTGGAGGAGACCCG GTGTGTACAGACGGACTTTTGAATCCAACAGCTCCCACTCCTGCACAGCCGTCCTGTCAAGGCCAGTTGTCTGACCTGCTGCAAGGCAGAGACACGCAGAGTCTA agtcAAAGATCCAGCATCAACACTCTCCAAGGGGAAGACGGCTGCACTTTGACAGATGACTCAGGCAGCCAGTGGTCTGCTACAGTGgacagtgaagaggagagaaacactGCCTTAGAGAAGAGCAT ATATGTGCTGACAGAGCTGATAGACACAGAAAGGCTGTATGTGGACGACCTTGGACTCATagtgcag GGCTACATGGCCACCATGGCCAATCAGGGAGTTCCAGAGGACATGAAAGGGAAGGACAGgattgtttttggaaacatcCACCAGATCTACGACTGGCATAAGGA TTATTTCCTGGGAGAGCTGGAGAAATGTGTGGGTGATCCAGACAGCCTGGCCCAGCTCTTCATCAAACAT GAACGGCGTCTTCACATGTATGTGGTTTACTGTCAGAACAAACCCAAATCAGAGCACATTGTCTCTGAGTACATTGAGACCTACTTTGAG GATCTCAGGCAGCAGCTGGGTCACAGGCTGCAGCTCAATGATCTGCTCATCAAACCTGTTCAGAGGATCATGAAGTATCAGCTACTGCTGAAG GACTTCCTGAAGTACTACAGCAAAGCAGGAAGGGAtgttgaggagctgcag AGGGCGGTGGAGGTGATGTGTTTTGTGCCAAAACGCTGTAATGATATGATGAATGTGGGCCGGCTCCAAGGCTTTGAG GGCAAAATCACAGCTCAGGGGAAGCTGCTCCAGCAGGACACCTTCTCTGTCGGCGAGCAGGAAAGCGGCCTCCTGTCCAGAGCCAGGGAGAGGCGGGTCTTCCTGTTTGAGCAGCTGGTCATCTTCAGTGAGCCAATTGATAAGAAAAAAGGCTTCTCCTTGCCAGGGTACACCTTCAAAAACAGCATCAAG GTCAGCTGTTTGGGCGTGGAGGAACACTCTGAGGAAGATCCATGCTGTCTGGTCTTGACCTCCCGCGGGACTGACGGCAGTGTGACACGCTTCATCATGCAGGCATCTTCTCTGGAAATACATCAAGCTTGGCTTGATGACGTGGTCCAGATCTTAGAGACTCAGAGGAACTTCCTTAATG CCCTTCAGTCTCCAATAGAGTACCAACGCAGGGAGAGCAAGTCAAACAGCCTGGGAAGGAACATGAAGTCCTCAACTGTGTCAGCATCTGGCCTGCGACCTCACTCCTCTGCATCCATGGACCGACGTCACAAGCCCTGCCTGCTGGCTTACAACACCTCCCTGCCCTCTCTGCATCCGCCGCAACACAGCCCAGCCTCGAAGGTG TTTTCTAATCCTTGTGCTGCAACACCTCGAGTGGCTCACCCTCCACTCTCCTCCCAGCTCAGTTTGCACACAGAGGTGAGACCGGGCTGTGGGACAGCCAATGGCATGCCGCCCTGCAGCCAGCACAGCATGCAG GGTGTGACTGCCAGTGTCCAGATGACCAGATTAGGAGAGGGTGGGAGTTATTCAGCGCATCGACCAAACAACCTGGATCAGCTCACAGAGAGCGAGCAGTAA